The sequence CGGTTCGGCATGGCGATATGGGCAGTCCTAGCCGGGCTCTACCTCTGCGGAGTTGCTGCCGATCACTGGCTGTTTTTCCGGGACGCCGCACATTCAGGTACTGCAGATCCTGGCTACTTCGGATCGAGCGTGCAATGCCGCACTGCGGTGCTCGTTCGTCTCGAAGGCGACAAAGCCGTGTATCGCTGTCCAACCTCGATCGAACTTGGTCAAAATTACCAGCGCCCGTTCGCACCATGGCCGTCATATACGAGTGGGGAAGCTGACGGTAGAGCCCTGCGTCGCTCCGTTGAAGACACAAAGCCCGCGACCACCACACCTGCAGACCGTCCTGTCTTCACAGTGCCTGCGAGCGAGATCCGCGTCCAGCCGAAGTGACGCATCGCGCAGCGGTGGCCGCTGTTCTGTTCTGCGGCGCCGCCTGTCACCCACTTACTGCAGCGGCTCACGTTTCCCTAGTAGCCACGCGTCACTGCTCCTCTTTTAGAGCTAGGCGCCCGATTTGAGAATCTCCGAATGGTTTGCCAGTTCGCGATAGGCGGGGGACAATGCCGCCTATTTCTACGCGAAACGCGAAAGGCACGCTGATATGCGCCTCTACTATCTGACTGGACGGAATTGGGCAGAAAAAATTCTGCGTGAGCAGCGTTTCAAGCTTTCGACCATCGAAGAACTGAATGACCCATTCGAACTACTCGGTGCTGCGGTTGGCGAGCCCAAGGCGCGCCGCGCATATCAAATGCTTCACAGGCACTGGACTAAAACAATTGGAATGCTATGTGCCAGTCGGTCCTGGGAGAGCCCTGTAATGTGGGCGCACTATGGTGATAAGCATCGGGGAGTGTGTCTCGGATTTGATGTGGTCGATGCCGAGGCATCTCAGGTTAGCTATCGAGCCGAGCGACTAAGTGGCTTGCTCGAGCATATCGGTCGCGGTGAACACCTTGTTGAACAGCAAATGCGCGCCATTTTGACCACGAAGTTTAAAGACTGGGAGTATGAACGCGAATTGCGGATGTTCGCCCAACTCGATCAGCGCGAAGCCCAAGATGGGAAATACTATCTGAATTTTCAGCCTCACATCACTCTACGCGAAGTGATACTCGGTGCTAGGTGCGATGCGGACGTGCGTAGCATTGCGGAGACGGTTACGCCATCAAAGGCGCGCGTTGAAGTTTTTAAAGCCAGACCCGCTTTCAACAGCTTCAGGATAGTTCGCCAGCAACAAGAGCCATCTATGTTCGTAGCCCCGATCGTTCGTGGACGGGACTAAATGCAGAGCAGGCCAGTTGCGTTTCGCTTTTGCATCCGTCGCTGTGGCACGTATCCGGACAGCATGTGCCAAGAAAAGTGAAATAATCGTCACGTTCTGCCGCAGTAAGTGAAAAGCCCCCATCGGATTCTCACCGACGCGCCTTTGATGCTCGTCAGAACAAGCGGCGAGCAAGTGTCCACGAATATCGCTCAATAGACGCAAGTAGAAACGTCGAATTCTCGCACCGAGGGGAAACATGCTTAAGTTCCAAATCACGGCTACAGGTGTAGATCTCGAATACGAAGGAGATCAGAGTGGCACTAACCGGTGGGTCGTGGACGAACTCACGAACAACAATGTGGCGCGAGTATCCCGCGTATTCTCGTTTCAACGTGCGGACTTGCTAAATCCTCCCACTCCCACGCAAGATTTCGATGAGTACGTGTGTCGGTTTCGATTCGGCACATTCGTAGATGGCTATGTGAAGATTCCCGCAAGGGTCCTCGGTATCAAGAACGACTTGCTCATAAGTCGAGATGTGACGCTCAAGCGAGTGACCTTTGCTGCCGAGCGCCACGTTTCAATTTTTGGTCGGCTCTCAGCGCTGCTAGAACACTCCGATCCCATCGTGATTGGAGGGGACCGTCCCGGAGCAATCCCTCGCGACGTATTTGAGGAGTTGATCGAGAAATTCCCGAACACCTATGAACTCGATTGCTATGCTAATGCCCGGGTTCACACGATCCTTTCAGAGTACCTGGACGGCATGAAGGATGCGCGGGGTCGCTTTGAGACGTATCTCAACAAAAAAAAGACGGCGCTCACCGGTACCACGAAACTCGACTTGAGCGTCCTGGGGAAACTGGAAATCGAGAAATACGTCTTGATCCGAGACCTGATCAAAGATGCGTTGGCGACCAAGCAGCATCTGTCCGAGCGCGAGTGGCAGCAGCTGATGCTTTCCTTCCTGCTCCTGTTGTTCCCGAAGTACATCAAGGTGCTTGAGAACATCACTATCCACGACCACTACAGCGACCCGACCAAGAAGACCGATCGTCATATCGACATCGGCTTGGTTGATGCGAACGGCAATCTCGACGTCATCGAGGTCAAAAAACCTTTCGATGACAAGATCCTTCGCAAGAGCCCTTACCGCGGCAATAGCATCCCGACCTCCGAGTTGAGCGGCAGCATCATGCAGGCCGAGAAGTATCTCTTCCACTTGTCGAAATGGGGTGTCAAAGGTGAAGAGACACTCACCAAAAAGTATGCCGCTGAGCTGCCAACGGGCATGAATATCCGGATCTCCAACCCTAAGGCGATCATCATCGTTGGGCGCGATCAGATCGGCGGTGCCGAAATGACTGGCAGTCAGCGGTTGGACTTCGAGGTGATCAAGCGCAAGTACGCGAACATGCTGGATATCATCACATACGACGACCTGTTGCGACGGCTCGACAACACCATTGTTGCCCTTGGTGGTTGAGGAATCTGGGTTGACCGGAACCGCCTTCCTCTCGCAGCGCCCGACCCCAGCCTGTGTGAAGGCATCGGCCCTAGGCAGCAATTGGCAAGATGCGGCAACGGGAAATGTCCGCAATGGCTCGACTTCGCCCGTCTGACTTTCGACCACTGCTAGATTTTTCACTATCTCCACCGGCACTTTTTCACTTGTGTGGCACAGTTTTCACTTTCTGTGTCACCCTACAGAACGCTTGAATTGGAGCCTAAACTTCACTTTTTCAAAACATCAATATTGATGTGTTGATGATTCACTGTGATACAATGGGAACCATGATGCAGCGGGGAATAAGTAACGAGTAGCACTTCTCCGATGTGTCGGTGTTAGGAACCGTCCCCTGGTGGGGACCGGCTTCCTGCGAAGAGATTCAAATCAATAGAACTAGACAGCGTGACCGTCGCCAGATAAAAACGAGGACATAGCCCGATGAAGTCGACCAATCAAATCAATACGAAAGCCGGTTCGGACCGCAGCCCACTCACCCGCTTTGCTCAACTCGCGATAGCAAGTGCTGCATTTGCGATGCTGGCTGCATGTGGCGGCGGTGGCGGTGGTGGGGGAAGCAGCAGCACCGGTTCAAACAACGCCGCGACGTCACCGGGCGGTATCAACCTGCAAGTCGTTTCGTTCGGTGACAGTCTGTCCGACGTCGGCACCTACGCACCAGTGATTACTGCGAGCTTCGGCGGCGGCCGCTTCACGACGAATCCGGGCGAGGTCTGGACACAAAAGGTGGCGGAATACTATGGCGGCTCGCTGACCGCTGCTTACCTCGGCGGTTTTGGCCAACCGCTTGCTCCGTCGACAGGATTCGGCTACGCGCAAGGCGGTTCCCGTGTCCAGGATCCGGACGGCGAAGGCCATGCTCCTGCCGGCGTCGCCAACGCCGCCTACGCACAGGCTACGACCGTACCGGTCACACAGCAGGTCCAGAATTACCTGTCGGCTCATGGCAGCTTCAACTCGAATCAGCTGGTGTTGATCAACGGCGGCGCCAACGACATCTTCGAACTGGAGCCGAGCATTCAGGCAGCGATCGCCGCCGACGTGGCGGGCGGGATGGACCCGGCCGTCGCGCTGCAGAAGGAGGCAACAGCTTCGCTCGGCCCGGTTGCACAGACCTTCGCTGGTGTTGTCAAACAGATCGTCGCTTCCGGCGCAACGCATGTTGTCGTCTCGAACGTGCCGGATATCGGACAGACCCCGCTTGGCGTCACCAGCGGTGCGGCGGCCCAGCAGCTGCTCACAGGCCTGGCTACCGTGTACAACGCAGCACTTGCGCAATCGCTTCAGGCGCTCGGACTGTCAGGCAGCCAGGTCATCCAGATCGATGCTTTCGGCTGGCAGGATGGGATTACGACGGACTATCAGACCAACGGCTTCACTGTGTCGAATACGGGCACGGCATGTAACCTCCAGTCGATGGCCGCCAACGCAACCGCTTACGGCACGCAGCATCCGGAAGTGCTCAACGGCCTGACCGCGGCGCAGTATGGCGCGTCGTTGGCCTCGTCGCTGTTCTGCTCGCCCCAAACCTACACGGTGGCCGGCGCGGACCAGACCTACATGTTTGCCGACAATGTCCACCCATCGACGCACCTGCACGCGCTGTTCGCGCAGTACGTCCAGCAACAGATCGCAAAAACAGGCCTTGGCAAGTAATAGCTGGCTCTGCAATGCGGTACGCTGCTTGAGATAGCCGCGAACGAAAAGGGGCGCCAAAGTGCGCCCCTTTTTCTATTCCACCAGCGACTCAAATGGCCGCGAGCGCGCCGCTCCAGTGCAACCAGACCGCCACAGCGGCCGCGCCAAACAAAGGCCACGATCTCAGCGAAAGACGCCAGTCCACCGTTGACGGCCATGCCCCGAACAGCAGCTGCGCGAGGCCCGCCCATAGGACCACATCCCATGGCGAGAACGCAAACCCGTTGCGCAACCGCAGCAGTGCTGTGCCAGCGGCGATACCGTACCCCAGCAAAGGGGCGAGACTAGCCGGGGCCGCGTTCCACCACCGTATGTTCTCGAACACCACCTCGCCAAACATGTAGGACCCGTCGGGTGCACGCCGCGGCCACACCGATAGGCTGACCGGTCGCGCTCCAACGAGGTGACCGCATACGAAATGCGAAAACTCGTGCGTCAGGGTTGCTGGGAGCGACAGAAGGGCAAATATCGCGTTACCGCGGGCGATGCGCCAGAGTACGATCGCCCCGAGAGCTGGAGGCGCGAGGTAGGCACCAATCGCGCGGATTGGCACCTGAAAGACAGTCGAGGGAAGATTCACGGATACAGGTTCTGACGGATCTAACTAGATGCAGGAGAGGCGCCAATTTCGCATGCGAAACAGCACTCTTCTGCAGGGTCACGCTGCGCGCGAAGGTACTACAGCTGGCGGAATTTCGGGCATCACGTCACCAGAGATCCACCGCAAGTGCTTGAGCGGGCTGCTTTCTGTCAGGTCGTTGAGTGCTGCCATGTAGTCCTCCGAGGCGTTGGACGGCACAAGGTACATGGCCGTGTGCTTCGGCTGCGTATCGCTCAGGATGACGCTCGCCAGAGGGCGCGAGGCAGGCAGGTTGTAGCGCTGGCCTTTTACAAAGCGGCGGCCTGAAGCAATCAGCGTCTCTATCAGATTCTTCTCGTCGACATTCGTGAACGGGACCCAGTGCTCGGTCGTGACCATGAACGCCATTTCCTCGATCTGTGCGACGCCGGCCGGGTCAATGCTGAAAGTCGCAATCGTGACCAGGTGGATTTCAGGAAAAGCATTCCACAGGCTGACTTCGTCTGTGAATACCTTCTTCAGCTTCTTGTTCAGATCCTCGCTGATCATGAAGAAGAAATCCGGAACCTGCTTCAGGATCATTTTGCGGCCGTAGCGTGCGGCGGTGACTTCCTTCACTTCGCCAATAACGATGAACAGTTTCTGCCCCGGACGATCCGATTTTTCGGCCCCGGCAATGAACGCCTTACGCCGCTGTGTGATCTCGTCCTTGCGGTCGACGTAGAAGGGTTCGGGAACGTAGAGGGTAGTGGGCAGATGCAGCCCCTTCGTGATCTTCCCATGTGCCGCGCGACTCAGGTACTTGTGCACCGTCGCCCAGCTCCGCTTTCCCTGCATGCCGGGGTTCCAGTGGGTGAGGTGGGATTCATCCCACAGGAAGTGCAGCAGCGAACGTATCGTCAACTTCGAGCTGTCCGCCTTTATGCTTCCTTGCTCTGACTCGGACGGCGCCGGCGGCGCACGGCCTGCAATCTTGTTCAGCGCAAAGTCGAGTTTAAGCATCGTCATGCCTTCCTCGACGTCTTCCTTGATCGCGTGACCCATCACCTCGCCAAGACCACTTAGCTCCGCAGGCGGCTCGTACGAGTCGCAGTCTGCTGAGTGGTCTGCGCCGGACTCCGGCATACGTTTGATCTGGAAATGTCCGGATACCTTGGAGACGTACATAGGCGCTCCAGGTCGAACACACAGGCAGAGCGGCCGAATTTTTGTATGGTGGACCCGCCCAAGCGCCGCCTGCAGGCCCGGGTCATCCTCGTTGTAAACCCTTCCGTCGATCGAATACTGGTGCATCTGCAGCTCCCCGTAGAGTTACGTGTTATCGCGGCCTTCCGTTGATGCCAGCGGGCCCGCATCGCTGGTTTCAAAGACCGTCTAGCCCACGCTTCCGGGTGTTTTGCTGCGAAACTTCGCGCTGCCGAGTCTGTTCGGTCGTCTGCTTCGTCTGCTCGTTCACCTGCTTACGCTCGTTCGCCTTGAATTCCAGCTCGATGCGCTGTCCCTTGCTTACGTCGCGGCTCAGATCCGCCTTGGCAAACCGCACGGCGTCGGTTCTCCCCGTCTGAACAAGCACATGCGTGTCGGTTACTTCGACGACCTTGCCGGTCACATTCGAGCTGACCTTACTCGAATCGGTAATACGCAAGCCGCTCTGCGTCTGCCGGCCCGCATCACCCTCTTTTGCGTGATCGTGCCCTAGAACAGGCGCTTGGCCACTTCCTGACGGGATTCCTCGTTCTCGTGCATCTCCTTGATCCCTTCCAT comes from Paraburkholderia dioscoreae and encodes:
- a CDS encoding SGNH/GDSL hydrolase family protein, which codes for MKSTNQINTKAGSDRSPLTRFAQLAIASAAFAMLAACGGGGGGGGSSSTGSNNAATSPGGINLQVVSFGDSLSDVGTYAPVITASFGGGRFTTNPGEVWTQKVAEYYGGSLTAAYLGGFGQPLAPSTGFGYAQGGSRVQDPDGEGHAPAGVANAAYAQATTVPVTQQVQNYLSAHGSFNSNQLVLINGGANDIFELEPSIQAAIAADVAGGMDPAVALQKEATASLGPVAQTFAGVVKQIVASGATHVVVSNVPDIGQTPLGVTSGAAAQQLLTGLATVYNAALAQSLQALGLSGSQVIQIDAFGWQDGITTDYQTNGFTVSNTGTACNLQSMAANATAYGTQHPEVLNGLTAAQYGASLASSLFCSPQTYTVAGADQTYMFADNVHPSTHLHALFAQYVQQQIAKTGLGK
- a CDS encoding DUF2971 domain-containing protein; its protein translation is MRLYYLTGRNWAEKILREQRFKLSTIEELNDPFELLGAAVGEPKARRAYQMLHRHWTKTIGMLCASRSWESPVMWAHYGDKHRGVCLGFDVVDAEASQVSYRAERLSGLLEHIGRGEHLVEQQMRAILTTKFKDWEYERELRMFAQLDQREAQDGKYYLNFQPHITLREVILGARCDADVRSIAETVTPSKARVEVFKARPAFNSFRIVRQQQEPSMFVAPIVRGRD
- a CDS encoding DUF1173 domain-containing protein, with the translated sequence MHQYSIDGRVYNEDDPGLQAALGRVHHTKIRPLCLCVRPGAPMYVSKVSGHFQIKRMPESGADHSADCDSYEPPAELSGLGEVMGHAIKEDVEEGMTMLKLDFALNKIAGRAPPAPSESEQGSIKADSSKLTIRSLLHFLWDESHLTHWNPGMQGKRSWATVHKYLSRAAHGKITKGLHLPTTLYVPEPFYVDRKDEITQRRKAFIAGAEKSDRPGQKLFIVIGEVKEVTAARYGRKMILKQVPDFFFMISEDLNKKLKKVFTDEVSLWNAFPEIHLVTIATFSIDPAGVAQIEEMAFMVTTEHWVPFTNVDEKNLIETLIASGRRFVKGQRYNLPASRPLASVILSDTQPKHTAMYLVPSNASEDYMAALNDLTESSPLKHLRWISGDVMPEIPPAVVPSRAA
- a CDS encoding Shedu immune nuclease family protein, with protein sequence MLKFQITATGVDLEYEGDQSGTNRWVVDELTNNNVARVSRVFSFQRADLLNPPTPTQDFDEYVCRFRFGTFVDGYVKIPARVLGIKNDLLISRDVTLKRVTFAAERHVSIFGRLSALLEHSDPIVIGGDRPGAIPRDVFEELIEKFPNTYELDCYANARVHTILSEYLDGMKDARGRFETYLNKKKTALTGTTKLDLSVLGKLEIEKYVLIRDLIKDALATKQHLSEREWQQLMLSFLLLLFPKYIKVLENITIHDHYSDPTKKTDRHIDIGLVDANGNLDVIEVKKPFDDKILRKSPYRGNSIPTSELSGSIMQAEKYLFHLSKWGVKGEETLTKKYAAELPTGMNIRISNPKAIIIVGRDQIGGAEMTGSQRLDFEVIKRKYANMLDIITYDDLLRRLDNTIVALGG